The following coding sequences are from one Fibrobacter sp. UWT2 window:
- a CDS encoding TIGR02147 family protein: MKPIVEYQDYHAFLSDYYEERKRTSAFSWREFAKIAGFVSPSYLKMVCEGKTNLSRVTIERVAQAIGLVGFELDYFKAMVNFGNAKKDVVKRRYFDEMRSIATEHKVRVVDKTAFEFYDSWKNPVVRELAPMMPGAMPGEIAKMCNQDISAYEVRKSLLFLERAGLLKKIGEETYVQTEKSVIGSKEGLPLAIRTMHREMGRLAVDSLEKFDSNERNVTGITMGLNREAYEKIVEELDACRKKIVAIATECGELDQVYRLNLQLFPLTKQVKGSKEA, encoded by the coding sequence ATGAAACCGATTGTTGAATATCAAGATTACCACGCTTTTTTAAGCGACTACTACGAAGAGCGCAAGCGTACTTCGGCGTTTTCGTGGCGTGAATTCGCAAAAATAGCCGGTTTTGTTTCTCCATCGTACCTTAAAATGGTATGCGAGGGCAAGACAAACTTGAGTCGAGTGACCATAGAACGCGTTGCACAAGCGATTGGACTTGTAGGGTTCGAATTGGACTACTTTAAGGCCATGGTGAATTTTGGCAACGCTAAAAAAGACGTTGTCAAAAGGCGCTACTTTGACGAAATGCGCTCCATTGCAACGGAGCACAAAGTGCGAGTCGTCGACAAAACCGCATTCGAATTTTACGACAGCTGGAAAAATCCGGTAGTGCGAGAACTTGCACCCATGATGCCGGGAGCCATGCCGGGCGAAATTGCAAAGATGTGCAACCAAGATATCTCCGCCTACGAAGTTCGCAAGTCGCTCCTGTTTTTAGAGCGAGCAGGACTTCTGAAAAAAATCGGTGAAGAAACCTACGTGCAAACCGAAAAGTCCGTCATCGGTTCCAAGGAAGGGCTTCCGCTCGCCATCCGCACCATGCACCGGGAAATGGGCCGACTCGCCGTCGACTCCCTAGAAAAATTCGATTCCAACGAACGCAACGTAACTGGAATTACGATGGGCTTGAACCGGGAAGCCTACGAAAAGATTGTCGAGGAACTTGACGCCTGCCGCAAGAAAATAGTGGCAATCGCCACGGAATGCGGCGAACTTGATCAAGTTTACAGGTTAAATTTACAACTATTCCCTCTGACCAAGCAAGTCAAGGGGTCCAAGGAGGCTTAA